One genomic segment of Streptomyces sp. TLI_146 includes these proteins:
- a CDS encoding STAS domain-containing protein: MHPPLYTDALLRIWGTADPPGLRLAGQVDVTNQTALVSHLLAMDQAPADVTLDLNEVTFLNFASLHVLVTFAELLEPGRRLIVHTRTGAVAQMLRACGWDRPEVPLTLLEEIPDE, encoded by the coding sequence GTGCACCCCCCTCTGTACACCGACGCGCTGCTGCGGATCTGGGGCACCGCCGACCCTCCTGGCCTGCGGCTCGCCGGTCAGGTCGACGTGACCAACCAGACCGCGCTTGTGAGCCATCTGCTCGCCATGGACCAGGCCCCCGCGGACGTCACGCTGGACCTCAACGAGGTCACGTTCCTGAACTTCGCCTCACTTCACGTACTGGTGACCTTCGCCGAGCTGCTGGAACCCGGCCGCCGCCTGATCGTGCACACCCGGACCGGTGCCGTCGCCCAGATGCTCCGCGCCTGCGGCTGGGACCGGCCCGAGGTGCCGCTGACCCTGCTTGAGGAGATCCCCGATGAGTAG